In Paenibacillus xylanilyticus, the genomic window TAATCAATGTCGATTTACCTACATTGGTACCGCCGACCACGTAAACGTCACGATCCTCGCGATACGTACCCACAAGCTCCAGCAGGCGATCAAATCCCTGATTTTGCTTGGCACTGCAGAGCACGATATCCACCGTACGCAAACCTTGCTCCTTAGCCTGCTTCTGTACCCAGTTACGAACCTTGTTCCAGTTGGTTACCTTGGGAAGCAGGTCCGTTTTGTTAACAGCCAGCAGAACCGGATTGTTCCCTACAAAACGCTGCAGACCGGAAATGATGCTGCCATCAAAGTCAAACAGATCAACGATATGGATGACAAGTGCATCCTTATCCCCGATTTTGCTGAGAAGAGCCAGGAATTCGTCCTGATCCACCGTGACGGATGATGACTCATTGTAGTTTTTGATTCGGAAACAACGCTGACATATGACCGGTTCACGATCCAGCGCCTTCTCCGGAATAAATCCCGGTTTGTCCGGATTTTCCGTTTGCAGATGCACTCCGCATCCACTGCATCTTACGGCAGGATTGCCGTTATGCGTTTCTGTCATTTCTTCTTTTCCTCCTCGAGCCATAAGCCTTTCTTGCGCAAACTGGTTAGAGCAATCCGTTCCACGCGACGATTGAAGCGGGTCATGAAGCCTTCATCACCGATGGAAATGGGCAGCACCAAGACCGTATAAAGTCCCAATCGGTTGCCTCCATATACATCCGTAAGCATCTGATCGCCTACCACAATCGTTTTTTCTGGAGTAAGCTCCATCATCTTCATTGCTCTACGAAACGGTGCATTCGATGGTTTGCGTGCACTATGCACAAACTGGATATCCAGCGGAGTCGCAAACAAAGATACACGGTTCAAATTGTTATTGGACACGATCATCAGCTTGAAACCCGCCTCTTTCACACGCGCAAACCATTCAATCAGTTCCGGTGTGGCATCAGGAGCTTTGGCACCGACAAGCGTATTATCCAGATCAGTTATAATTCCACGGTAGCCTTGAGCGTACAGCTCTTCCAGATTTATGTCAAAAACCGTGTCTACTCGCAGCTTGGGCATTAACATTTTAAACAAAGAAGTCACCTCAGTTTCATACGACACACTATATCACAAATCCGTCTTTCCTGAAAATGCATACAGTGCCTGTTGGTATGGGAAAAAGGAAAAACGGGACGGGCATCCTCTATGCCCGTTCCGCTTTGAGTTCCTTGCGCAGCTTCGAGGCTGTCTCATAGACTGCCTTCCAATCGTCCGAAGTAACGGAAGCCGGGCTGTAACGCGTGCGTTCAAACATCGCCAGCAGTTCTTGCAGCGTTGCTGCCGCAGCCGGTTTGGCCTGACTCCACCGGTTGACGGACTCGCGCAGGGTCTCGTCTCCGCTTCGGGTCAATCCTTTTCGTTTCACATAGCGAATCCAGCGTTCCGTCTCTGCAACAACTTTCTGCTCGGGGGTAAGTGGTCCGCCGGTGCGCAGACGCAGAAGCCAGAAACGGAGTGAGAAGCGATTCCGCCAGAACATATAAGCAACCCATAGGGCAAGTACAGCCACCGCCGCCCAGATTACAAACGCGGGAATCCCGGATGCTGCTTGTTCAGGTGCAGGTGCTTGCTCTTCTTCAACAACCTGTTCTTCTTCGGGTTGTTCTTCAGGCTCGTCTACTGGCTGCACATCAGGCTGTTCCGTCAACAGAGGCATATCAAAGCCAGGAGTCGCTTCAACCGGAATCCATCCGTATTCGCCAAAGTACACCTCAGCCCAGGAATGGGCATCTGCATTGGTCACGGTATACGTCGTCTCGATCTCAGCACCAGGCTGACGTGGAGCCTGCATGTCGGAATTAAGTGACATTTGCCCCGGGGCATATCCTTTAACCCAGCGGGCAGGAATACCTTCCGAACGTGCCATCATGACGAGCGCCGTAGAGAAATAATCACAGTACCCCTCACGGATGTCAAACAAAAATCCTTCAACAAAATCATTGCTTACTTTACGAGATAAATCAGGATTGTTGGTGTAATTAAAGTTTTGTTGTAAGTAGTTTTGCAGTAATGCTACTTTTTCATACGGCGTATTTGCCGAAGCCGTTATTTCGGCCGCAAGCTCTGTCACCCGGTCCGGGAAGCGGGAAGGCATCTGCAGGTACATGTCGTCTGCTGGATTGCTTCCATATAGATCGTCAAACGTCTTGGTGCGGAGCTCATCTTCCACGATGACTGGTGCCTCGGATACAACCGT contains:
- a CDS encoding YqeG family HAD IIIA-type phosphatase codes for the protein MFKMLMPKLRVDTVFDINLEELYAQGYRGIITDLDNTLVGAKAPDATPELIEWFARVKEAGFKLMIVSNNNLNRVSLFATPLDIQFVHSARKPSNAPFRRAMKMMELTPEKTIVVGDQMLTDVYGGNRLGLYTVLVLPISIGDEGFMTRFNRRVERIALTSLRKKGLWLEEEKKK